The following coding sequences lie in one Nitrospirota bacterium genomic window:
- a CDS encoding FprA family A-type flavoprotein translates to MKAVEIKNGIYWVGAIDWAVRDFHGYETPRGTTYNNYLVMDDEITLIDTVKHDFAEVMLKNIRSIVDPSKIRHMVVNHIENDHVTSLGRIMELIPHATVYITEKGRKGLEKFFDIAKWNMKVVKSGDTLTIGKRTLLFLETPMLHWPDSMMTYIKEDKLLISQDGFGQHIASAVRFDDEFVTCESMAELEDAVIDYYANILMPFGQLIKTKVAEIQKLGLEIDMIAPDHGVIWRANPGKVLQMYLDMAGGRAARCVSIIYDTMWHSTEQMTSPIMQGVKDEGCDCKVIKLRATPMSVAIKEFWKARGCLVGTPTLNNIMYPSVAEFLTHLRGLRPKNRIVGAFGSYGWGGGAVKEAYEEFKRMGLETFDQGLQVLYRPSAEDEAKCYDFGRAFARTMKEYHEKF, encoded by the coding sequence ATGAAGGCAGTAGAGATCAAGAACGGAATCTACTGGGTCGGCGCGATCGACTGGGCGGTGAGGGACTTCCACGGGTACGAGACGCCCCGCGGCACGACCTACAACAACTATCTCGTCATGGACGACGAGATCACTCTGATCGATACGGTGAAGCACGACTTCGCCGAGGTGATGCTCAAGAACATCCGGAGCATCGTCGACCCGTCGAAGATCAGGCATATGGTGGTGAACCATATCGAGAACGATCATGTGACGAGTCTCGGCCGCATCATGGAGCTCATTCCCCACGCCACGGTTTACATAACCGAAAAGGGCAGGAAAGGGCTCGAAAAGTTCTTCGATATCGCCAAATGGAACATGAAGGTCGTCAAGAGCGGCGATACGCTCACGATCGGCAAGAGGACGCTCCTCTTTCTCGAGACCCCCATGCTCCACTGGCCCGACTCGATGATGACCTACATAAAAGAGGACAAGCTCCTCATCAGCCAGGACGGCTTCGGCCAGCATATCGCCTCCGCCGTCCGCTTCGACGACGAGTTCGTCACCTGCGAATCGATGGCCGAGCTCGAGGACGCCGTGATCGATTACTACGCCAATATCCTGATGCCCTTCGGCCAGCTCATCAAGACGAAGGTGGCCGAGATCCAGAAGCTCGGCCTCGAGATCGATATGATCGCGCCCGACCACGGCGTCATCTGGAGGGCGAACCCCGGGAAAGTGCTCCAGATGTATCTCGATATGGCGGGCGGCAGGGCGGCCCGCTGTGTCTCGATCATCTACGATACGATGTGGCACAGCACGGAGCAGATGACCTCTCCCATCATGCAGGGCGTAAAGGACGAGGGCTGCGACTGCAAGGTGATCAAGCTGAGGGCCACCCCGATGAGCGTCGCGATCAAGGAGTTCTGGAAGGCCCGGGGCTGCCTCGTCGGCACGCCGACGCTGAACAACATCATGTACCCCTCGGTCGCCGAGTTCCTTACGCATTTGCGGGGCCTCCGTCCGAAGAACAGGATCGTCGGCGCCTTCGGGAGCTACGGCTGGGGAGGCGGCGCCGTGAAGGAGGCGTACGAGGAGTTCAAGAGGATGGGCCTCGAGACCTTCGATCAGGGCCTGCAGGTCCTCTACCGCCCCTCGGCAGAGGATGAGGCGAAGTGCTACGATTTCGGAAGGGCGTTTGCGCGGACAATGAAGGAATACCACGAGAAATTCTAA
- a CDS encoding Fur family transcriptional regulator — translation MNKTRERGLKLTPQRMAIFDYLRDNTDHPSAEDVYAAVSKRFPTMSFATVYNTLETLRKRGEVLELTIDADRKRFDPNTHPHHHLICIHCKRIVDIHSEFELSLSGKDRADFEVVGNHVEFYGVCGNCRKKKS, via the coding sequence ATGAACAAGACAAGAGAGAGGGGGCTCAAGCTGACGCCGCAGCGGATGGCGATTTTCGACTATCTCAGGGACAATACCGACCACCCTTCGGCAGAGGACGTTTATGCCGCGGTCTCGAAGAGGTTCCCGACCATGTCCTTTGCGACGGTCTACAATACGCTCGAGACATTGCGGAAGAGGGGAGAGGTGCTGGAGCTCACGATCGATGCGGACAGGAAGCGCTTCGACCCGAACACGCATCCGCACCACCATCTTATCTGCATACACTGCAAACGGATCGTGGATATCCATAGCGAGTTCGAGCTCTCCCTCTCCGGCAAGGACAGGGCCGATTTCGAGGTAGTCGGCAACCATGTGGAGTTTTACGGCGTATGCGGCAATTGCAGGAAAAAGAAGAGTTAG
- a CDS encoding redoxin domain-containing protein — MEHVCCGLRVGQTAPDFTIETFEPTRGDFGERSLAEQKKAGKWTILFFYPADFTFVUATEFADLADQYENIKAANAELITVSTDTKFVHLAWKTSEKLLEKVKYPMGADPTGRLSRLFGIYDEETGLALRGTFLISPDGKLLGSEVNFYNVGRNSEELLRKLQASDYLRGAPEEACPARWTKGEKTLKPSAEMVGKVYEALQ, encoded by the coding sequence ATGGAACACGTATGCTGCGGATTGAGAGTGGGACAGACGGCGCCGGACTTCACGATCGAGACCTTCGAGCCTACCCGGGGGGATTTCGGCGAGAGGAGCCTCGCGGAACAGAAGAAGGCGGGGAAGTGGACTATTCTCTTTTTCTATCCCGCTGATTTCACCTTTGTCTGAGCGACCGAATTCGCTGATCTGGCGGATCAGTACGAAAACATCAAGGCAGCGAACGCCGAGTTGATCACGGTGAGCACCGATACGAAATTCGTTCACCTCGCCTGGAAGACGAGCGAAAAGCTCCTCGAGAAGGTTAAGTACCCCATGGGAGCGGACCCGACCGGCAGGCTCTCGCGGCTTTTCGGCATTTATGACGAAGAGACCGGGCTGGCGCTCAGGGGAACGTTCCTCATCAGCCCCGACGGCAAGCTCCTCGGCTCGGAAGTCAACTTCTACAATGTGGGAAGGAATTCCGAGGAGCTACTCCGGAAGCTGCAGGCGAGCGACTATCTCAGGGGAGCCCCTGAAGAGGCCTGCCCCGCCCGGTGGACCAAGGGAGAAAAAACGCTGAAGCCGTCTGCCGAGATGGTCGGCAAGGTGTATGAGGCCCTGCAGTAG
- a CDS encoding rubrerythrin family protein codes for MGTAMNDLMAAFAGESQANRKYLAFAKKAEQEGFKQAAKLFRAAAEAETIHAHNHLREAGGIKSTRENLEAAINGEVYEFEKMYPEMIKDAEREGNKGALRSFTFANEVEKVHAALYKKALESLGSAAETDYYVCGVCGHTVEDEAPDTCPVCGAKKQAFKKVD; via the coding sequence ATGGGAACAGCGATGAACGATTTAATGGCGGCATTCGCCGGGGAGAGCCAGGCGAACAGGAAGTATCTCGCCTTTGCGAAGAAGGCGGAGCAGGAAGGCTTTAAGCAGGCTGCCAAGCTCTTCAGGGCTGCTGCCGAGGCGGAGACGATTCATGCCCACAACCACCTGAGGGAGGCGGGTGGCATCAAGAGCACGCGGGAGAACCTCGAGGCTGCCATCAACGGCGAGGTCTACGAGTTCGAGAAGATGTACCCCGAGATGATCAAGGATGCCGAGAGAGAGGGCAATAAAGGAGCGCTCCGCTCGTTCACGTTTGCGAACGAGGTCGAGAAGGTCCATGCAGCGCTCTACAAGAAGGCGCTCGAGAGCCTCGGCAGCGCTGCCGAGACCGACTACTACGTATGCGGCGTCTGCGGCCATACCGTGGAAGACGAGGCGCCCGACACCTGCCCGGTCTGCGGCGCGAAAAAGCAGGCATTCAAAAAAGTGGACTAG